CATTTAATTCTATACCTAATATTGATGAAGGTTGTAATAAGTTCTATGTATCCAGCGTAATTAGAAAGGACGTGgataaaattataacaatacCTACCGGAAGTTATGAGTTACGTGacattgaaaagtatttaataaaagaattaccTAAGGGTGTAGAATTGAGTATCAAAGCAAATAACAATGAATTGCATAGTGAAATTAAATGGAATcgaattgtaaattttgaaccAAAAGATTCAATCGCATCATTATTGGgattcgaaaatcgtcgactTGCGCCGTACCTTATACACAAATCTGATTTACCAATAAAAATCCTTAAAATCAATGCACTGCGAGTTGAGTGCAATATTACTAATGGCGCATATATGAATAACCATAAAGTTCACACAGTCCATGAGTTTTTCCCAAGTGTTGCGCCAGGATATAAGATCATTGAAGTAACATCTCACATCATTTACTTACCGGTCGCAGTACAGTCAATACATAATCTTCAGCTGCGAATTGTTGATCAAGATGGAAATTCGGTGAATTTTCGTAGTGAAACGATTACAATAAGATTGCATATAAAATCAGTGAAATAATGGGGAATGTATTCGATAAAAAGATTGGTGGCAGCTATAAAAGTCGATCATCATATCTGAAACCCATCAGTCATCGTGCTCCTGTCAGAGTGCTAACACCTCAGAACGTGGAATTCCCCAAAAATCTAGGATTAAAATTACGTGGAAGATTGgcaaaataagaaaagttaaTTTGTGCTGCATTATATTACCATGGCGGAAATCTGAGGAATTCAGAAACCAATCATCTTTGATGAATCAATTTTTCACTATGAGGTTCATTCACATCAAACTTATGCATCATCAACAATTAACAATAGTGATGAAATTAGAATCAGTATTCAACATCAGGACTAATGCATTCTCCCAAGCAAAAGTTCTTTGCATATTTGCGGAAGCTTTGTAAAAGATGGCACCAGTGCAGGTGCAACTATGAACTTCGTCAATATGGCTATTTGTCATATGTTTGAAGATATACGCTATGAATTAAATGCTGTTGAAATTGATAGATGTAAAAATGTGGGTCTTACAAGTctcatgaaaaattatatatctttGAGTCCTGGGCAAGttaatttaatggaaaatgcTGGATGGTTGATCAACAATGATAGTAAACTGACTAATGACGATGGATATTTCAACATTTCTATACCACTAAATTACATACTTGGATTTGCCGAAGATTATAATCGTATTATCATGAATGctaaacatgaattaattcttataagaCCAAATTCTGAtgttaatacatatatacatacacctgCTGCCGTTGGCGATAACGCTGAAATAGTGAAACTGCTTCTCAATAAGGTAGAATGGAATGTCCCATACGTCACAATGTCAGACAAGCAAAAAATTCAAGCACTCAACTTTATTGCTAATGATCCAGCTATATTAATAAGCTTTCGCACATGGCAATTGTATGAATACCCGGTACTCCCCCGAACAACGAAACATGTGTGGCCAATCAAGACTTCGACGCAATTGGAAAAGCCGCGATATGTGATCCTAGGATTTCAAACTGCTAGAAAAAATGATGTGACGAAAACCGCCAGTCAATTCGATCATTGTCATATCAGAGATGTTAAGCTATTTCTCAATTCTCAAAGGTATCCATATGGGAATTTAAATCTAAACATTAGTCGTAATCAGTATGCTTTAATATATGATATGTTTACTAATTTTCAAACGTCATACTATAATAAAGAATCGAAACCATTATTGACAAAAACTGAATATTTAGAACAAGCACCACTATATTATCGACCGTTCGAAACAAAATGAATTCATTAAATCTGGACCAGTTGATATTCGTCTTGAGTTTGAATCTGATGAACAGTTTCCGGATCGAACATCTGCCTATTGTCTTATTTTACATGATCGTATAATTGAGTATAATCCATTAAGTAGTACTGTGAgaaaattaacttaaatatGTATTGTATTGAGGAGGAGAAGGAGGCGGAGATGTAGgaagtgaaaattaaaaaagtaaaactgattttcattgtaattgaagtttttttttttttatttatttatatcataccttctaatatacattatttttaattagaataattagttttaaaatatatatatacatatatatatatacatattagggtgtccgatatttaccaaattagatttttttacttgggtatgatataaatcatatatttgtgatccaaaaataataaaaaaaataaaaaagtttattctaatgcCGTTTGACCCTGCTTGAGTAATGATCCATTCTCATTTCAGTACAATGAGGAGAATGTAATTACTTGCTTAAAAATAAGTGCACAGTaatgactaatacatatttttgtaggaaatttcccgctcttcaaaaaaggtctcctatgtttttttcgtgaATCCAACTGTTTAAGGGATATTGAAGGTCAAAGTtagatttgtttaaaaaaatttgcgtttttgtttgaaatttcgtAACTATCTAACACCTAGACATAAAATTAAGCGCTATAAactttcttgtaggaaatttactgCTTTTCAAAAATGGTATCCAACACTTTTTTCCTTAATCCAACCATTTGAGTGATATCGAAGCTCAAAGttgatagatttaaaaatgaatgtttttcgattaaaattctataactcTCCAGCAAACGAATATTTACGTAGGCTTTGAACAGCTTTTCGTCGAAAATTTACCGCtctataaaaaaggattccttaatttttttgatcaactCAACcgtttaagaaatatttaagcTCTAAGTTGAAAGAAAAGTTTCACAAACCAACACAAAATTTTGCTctgatgatataaaaaatttctttttttttaagcttaaatatttcttaaacggttgagtttatcaaaaaaattaaagaatcattttttatagagcGGTAAATTTTCGACGAAAAGCTGTTAAAAGCCTACGTAAATATTCGTTTGCTGGAGAGTGATagaattttaatcgaaaaacattcatttttaaatctatcaaCTTTGAGCTTCGAACTAACCACATTTTCGGAAATACTCTTAGATACTAATGGTTTCTTACGAGCTTTTGAGCTCAAACACATTTTAGTACATTAAATGATGatttatctgagaaaaatggcataaaatattattttttcagttcGTAGTCATCgatatcttttaaaataattcacgtATTTTGATGTTCATTGTGACAATCAGCGCGTTTGACTGAGTTTTTGAGCTAATTGAATTTGGAAATAATTAGTGGagtcgtttcaaagatattcgcgaaaaaccgttttttaccatttctttcacCGACGATATTTCTCGAACAAATAACCCGATtaagatggttgaggtgacaACCAAAGCGTCTTATGACGTTCTACCGCTGAcaacattttgaaaatgtttgATTCAGTCGATTCAAAGATATTCataaaaaaccgttttttacaattttcttctCTGACGATATATCTCGAACGAATTAGCTGATTCGAATGGATGTGTCAGCAATCGACGTGTCTTATCAatttctagagctgattagattttgaaatcgatcgttGAAATCGTTTtcgagaaatttaaaaacaaaacaaaaaaaaatttttttttttttcgtaattcttaattattttatgatcaaataatctgaaatttttaggaaagttgacggccaacaacCTCCTTCAATTGCCGTGAGAACGATTTAAATCGGTTAATTAgcttaaaagttataaaagattcacatgcacacatatacacacacacacgcgcacgcaaacgcacacacatatgcatacagacactcggacgtcattctgaaaatagtcagaatagttttcTCGGACCTCAAACcatcgacatctgatgaaaattcgatattcGAAAATTggggtaaaaacaataaattgccgaattttaaaaaattttcaatttttttagcgggagttacagggaagttaaaaattgagCCATCgattttctcttatttaaGGTGATTTTCGTTTCAAATTACAAATCTGTAGTAATTAACAATCTATGGGCTTATATAGTTTGATATGACTATATATAGCTTGATTTGGTCATATAGGACTTGATATAACTATGTAtaaaaactgaattaaaaaaatttttttttttttttaattattttggcaACGCAGAGATTATCAGATCtgcaaataattgaatttctaATCGAATtggaaattattaattcagaGATAAAACGCTAGACTTATTAATGACCGCACCCGCTTCagtaggattcgaacccggaACCTTCCGTACGAGAGACCGACGCTTTGACGACTAGGCTATGCGACCAACAGTTACAACGAAGTTTAGTTGTGCTAAGTAAGATTGAAAGAATATAATCACTTTCGAAACAGCAAAATATAATCATCAATATGCTGTTAGtgatgtcaaaaaaatttcttatgttTTTTACACTACAATATCCTGTTCATGAGTAATTGTAATAGTcagctcaaatttttcatataaaaaaactgTATGTTTATTTACGACcatgtattattatataaacctatatatagttatatatatccATACTTAGAAACAATCGAAAACTATATATTCCCATGTATTGTTATATATGTCCGATTAAAGTTACATGTGGTCATATATAGAATTCGagatgtataaaattttcatgttcgtttttatgtatgaccatatattattatatatagctatatatagttatatatattcatatccAATAACAATCGAAAACTATATATTCCCATGTATTGTTATATATgtctgaataaaaatacatatggtcatatatagaATTCGAgatggataaaatttttatgttcacTTTTATGCATGaccatatattattatatatagatatatatagttaCTAGGGTGGTCctttattttggacattttcgaatttttatgctcccaaaggcttatgtggttcgaaataaataaaaaaaaaatatcctcaagtttcaggtctctatctcaattttaacccgtgccgcacagcgatgtaagtttcccattttaataacacggggtttttggcattgaactattaattttttattccagcTAAAGTAAtcgttcgaaaaatttgaaactctgtagactttatccttatattaGCAGCTGCTCCTCAGAATATTTACAGATTTCCACCTAccataattttgggggtacagcatgataaaaaaaagaaaaaaaaaattctttatttttatctaaaattttttttaaataacatcaAATCACTCAgcatccttatcagaagttcttactttttttcattcttgcacccaagtgggtgaatggcatatctttgttgcactcatacagtaatcaggagctTGGGACGAGTTTTTCTTTtgaacaaacgaatattttcgaaaaattaaagcGCACTTTGCTAAATAAGACAATAGTGCGTTAATGTGCAGTAGAGTGTATcttaaaaggatttttcgaatttattacgatcacttctcaaaatagttttaattacaacaggaaaaattcccttaaagtttaagctcttaattctaacgggaagagtttccacaaaattttttttgtgattttttcaagaaatatttttgtttacgtTATTTGGCTTtgtgtctttttcaaaaatacatgATGCATTCAATTGATATCTGAGATCTGTATATTTATGCCACTAATCATATTATGCCTTAgtttaacattaattaaagattatcaataaattaaatttctttcaatatttgcttaaataaattggtcacctttaagtttgttatttgttttaagcaataaataataaataaaaggttGATAGTTATGTGTattataatatcgaaataattatttatttacaattttctaactataataaattattaacaaaatagatcttttttataaataaatataatgaacttaaaaaatcacaaaaacaaaatttgcggCATGTGGTCccgttggaattaagagctcaaactttaagggaatttttttctgtcgtaATTGAAACCGTTTGTGAGGTGATcgtgataaattcaaaaaatccttttaaggaACACTTCACTGCACACTCAtgcaaagttcctgattactgtattagtgcaacaaagatataccATTACCCACTTAggtgcgagaatgaaaaagagtaagaacttctgataaggatgcagactggtttgatatgttatttaaaaaaaattttagaaagaaataaaaaaaataattttattctttttttatcatgctgtacccccaaaattatagtagctgaaaatctgtaaaaattctaaggagtagctgctaatataaggataaagtctactgagtttcaaattttttgaacaattactttagccgaaataaaaaattaatcgttcaatgccaaaaacctcgtctttttaaatgggaaacttacataGCTGTGCGGCGCGGGTTAAAATtaagatagagacctgaaactttgaggatatttttttttatttatttcggaccttataagcctctgggagcataaaaattcgaaattgtccaaaataaggaccaccctaatacactggtcacaaaaattaaaggatagaaaaaaaatccgaaatttttaggtgattttcaacatgctgtaattcggtgaaaaatgatcgtagaagaaaattgaaaaaagcatattgtagcctcaagtttattgttttcagatctggacctcaaatttttttatcatgtacggtttcGGAGTagtcataagaaaaccaagggaaaaaaaattttcaaaatttttgctggtctttcaatacctctccGGCcgtcaataaatttctttgaataatccgaccgtatgacttttctaggaaattttatgccctttcaTTTGGCGGCCTataaaagtctctacgacaatttggcgccgagttatcattgatcaaagcaaaaaagtccattttggctttgataatcaataactccagatgtattggtcgtacagaaaatgaaagcagggttttgaaaactggaaaacattctcgaTAAGGCCAAATCaatggcatttgatagaaaaattttttttaatgcgatattgttaagtaaaaaaaaggtcaaaattcacaaatttaaggatattcgggaatcttgctataactttggatataaccaatgaacaaaggatatcttcgtctttttttcaacctcaaagtgacctgaaaaaaccctgaaaatttcaaatcgctgcaattcttctttcttagtgccccgaagctttaaatttatcgattttgtcaaaaatcaccatgattggtagtttctcggctTTTGTTCATtctttcgatttaaaaatgtttttcttacGAATAAccttcatttctttgatcaaaaagattgattgtcgaaaaaaattgaaaaagcaaaaattttttttttcaaaatttttctttttgttgtatccgcaataatttatcattgtcaaaaaaattcctcaatttttttctaccgctgtaactgcatctgctttaaatgtcaacttaacaacTGTTACGTCTAGCAAAAATTagacgattttattttaattttataatttttaaataagtaaaacagAATAATGAGAGTATACATTAAGTGCCTCGCTGGTCAGTTTTAGAAATCGTTTTGGTGCGTCCCAAAAGCTTTTAATGGCTTAGAaccaaaacaaacaaataaataggaattttatgagtttttgAGTACTAGATAAGAGCTGAACACATTTtaaactcatttaaaaaatgtttaactAAACAAATGActcatttttaatgttttaactaaaaatatttcataaaaaattatttcatagtccgataaataataacattttattatttttataaataataaataatgtttaaaGGTTCTAGGTGGAAAATACCAGACccagtaaataatataatattctataaataaatcattaataataattaataatcaaaggTTCTAGGCAGCTCGCCAggcctgataaataataactaataatacataatattttaataaataaataataattcataatagtAAAGATGATGTACATGAGTACATGATTTACATgagtatgtatatgtatgtgtgtgtgtgtgttttgcTCACGTGTAAATGTGTTTTCGTTTGGGTGGACACATATACGCACACATATGTACACAtattgtgtatatttttatcgatacatatttttttatgtatgtacatTTTCGTTTCTTAGCATATGAGCATACACAAATATTAAGCAGACTTTAAATGTAATATCAATAACTTGGTCTATGGATATAACCACGTTTAGTCAAAGCTACTTTGTCAATCCAAGATTTCAGTAATACGTGATTAAATTAGCATTgctgatacatttatatatgaatatgtaattttcgtaacaatttttatatcgTGGATCAAAAATCTCAGATTGAAAAACTGACCTTCGAAAATTGGCTTTAACCCTAGTAAAAATGAACAAGGGCCGCCGTCGTTATAAACTATGCCTAAACTAGCGTAAAATCAGGACCgtgctgaaaattttcgaaaaatatacCGTCCGTTCTGGCTGCCagatgtcattttttattttctttttagaaTAGGCGAGTTGTTTGCTATCATGATGGTTTTTTCCCGTATTGAAGATCCACTGAAATTGTGGGAGAACTGCTGAGATGATCTTTTGGAAGACATGTGGAGACAAATGGACAGAGAACAAGAAAACGTTGAGTTAGTCCTTGACATAATTTACAATCAATCGCTAATTCATCTCGAACAAATGGTCATCTTTATGTCAGGTAAAACAATATCACAATCACAGTATTTAGCTGAATTAGCTTATGACACAACTCAACTTACCGAAGAAGTCACAGCAaacgttttaaaattaaatcaagaaCAAAAAGAAGTCTATAATGAAATCTTAGATAATGTTGCTTCTGATCGTGGGTAGTTGTTCTTTTATGATGCTCCTGGTGGCGCTGGAAAACCATTCTTGATCAATTAATTGCTTGCTAAAATTAggagtgataaaaatatttcacttgCTGCTGCTTCTTCAGGAATTGCACCTACTTTAATCGATGGAGGTAACCCAGCTCACTCTGTTTTTAACTCACCCCTGCATTTTAATCATCTTGATTCTGCTCTTTGCAGTATATCTAAGCAAAGCGAAATAGCTCATGTTCTTAGCAAAGCAGAAATTATTGTGAGGAATTAATGCATTATGACTCGTAAAAATGGTATTGAGGCTCTAAATAGAACCCTAAAGGACATAAGAAATTCTGACTGACTTATGAGtgaaataactatttttttggcTGGTGACTTTAGACAGACCTTACTTGGTATACCACGAGGGACACGTGCAGATAAAGTCAAATCATGTCTAAAGTTATCAATTGTATGGTCTTATATCGAAGTTTTATCCTTGTGAGTCAATATGCGTGTTCATCTTAAAAGTGATAGAAAGGCAGAAGTTTCCCAAATTACTAATAGATATAGGAGATTGCAATATTCCAGAACaagaggaaaaaataaatataccgaATAACTTTTGCAAGATAGTTGAAAATTTGGTGACTTTGACTGACAAAATATACCTCAACCTCCATCAGGTTGGATTAGATCGCATATTTTGGTTGAGACAAAGAGATATTCTCACTTCAACAAATGACTTAGCTAATATTATCAACACCTTTCTGTTGAAAAAGCTTTTAACTGAACAAATGAATTAGGAATCTATGGATATCTTAATAGAGGAAAAAGACACTGATCGTAATCCTGTTGAATTTTTGCACACTTTAAATGCACCAGGGATACCATCTTATACTCTCTATCTCAAGATTAGAGCACCAATGTTGCTATTACGTGGTTTAAACCCTCCACAACTGTGCAACGGTACTAGGCTCCAGGTAAAAAatatcagtaaaaatttaattgaaacaaCGATTTTCATGGGAAAATATGTAGGAGAAAACGTATTCATTCCAAGAATTCCTTTCATTCCATCGGactatcattttaaattcaagCGTCTATAATTTCTTGTTTAAGTTCATCATGCCATGACTATGAACGAAGCACAAGTACAGAGTTTAGAAATAGCTGGAGTGGATTCGAGAACTGACTGTTTCCCGAATGGCCAGTTGTATGCGGCATGCTCAAGAGTTAGTTCATCTAACAACTTGGTCACTCTTTAACCATAAAACGGACTGGGGATCCTCCATGTAAAAAAAAGGGTGTTCCCTTTACACAATACACATTTACACAATACCTTATGGGTGATACGAAAACGTGTGTACTGGCAGAGTCACCGACTTACTGAATCTTTTACTCATCAAGTCATCAATACAAAAAGTATTACAGGAACGAGTTTCGCTCTTCAAGAGTttgtagataataaaaaaagtactaGGTTACTACATCAAGACTTGTAAGAAATATACATTTCTCATGCAGGTATCCATGGAAAATATCGAAAGTATGTCCATGCTTGAATTCTGCGGTTGGACTTTTTCGTATAATAGTccacattgaaa
This sequence is a window from Microplitis mediator isolate UGA2020A chromosome 3, iyMicMedi2.1, whole genome shotgun sequence. Protein-coding genes within it:
- the LOC130665918 gene encoding uncharacterized protein LOC130665918 — its product is MAICHMFEDIRYELNAVEIDRCKNVGLTSLMKNYISLSPGQVNLMENAGWLINNDSKLTNDDGYFNISIPLNYILGFAEDYNRIIMNAKHELILIRPNSDVNTYIHTPAAVGDNAEIVKLLLNKVEWNVPYVTMSDKQKIQALNFIANDPAILISFRTWQLYEYPVLPRTTKHVWPIKTSTQLEKPRYVILGFQTARKNDVTKTASQFDHCHIRDVKLFLNSQRYPYGNLNLNISRNQYALIYDMFTNFQTSYYNKESKPLLTKTEYLEQAPLYYRPFETK